From one Streptomyces sp. ICC1 genomic stretch:
- a CDS encoding Gfo/Idh/MocA family oxidoreductase: MSYDLKSAGDAAEEAASGPRPRVGLLGTGPWAHRTHAPALAAHAGSEFAGIWGRRPEAAAELAREHGVKVYEDPDALFADCDVVAFALPPDVQAPLAVRAAAAGCHLLLDKPVATTPADARAVADAVAEHGVASVVFLTLRFAEPTAGWVAEQAERSGWFTAAAHWLGAVFPPGGEPSAYADSPWRKAKGGLWDVGPHALSVLIPVLGDVTAVSATRGPSDVVQLALRHTSGAASTAVLSLSSPRAAAGVGLELRGAEGVFGLPEWSNVPGAYGRALDALLTSARTGVPDSRGAEFGARLTEILAEAEGQLPD, translated from the coding sequence ATTTCGTACGATTTGAAGTCCGCCGGAGATGCCGCCGAAGAGGCCGCTTCCGGGCCCCGCCCCCGTGTCGGACTGCTGGGTACCGGCCCCTGGGCCCACCGCACCCACGCACCCGCGCTCGCCGCGCACGCAGGCTCCGAGTTCGCCGGCATCTGGGGCCGGCGCCCCGAAGCGGCGGCCGAGCTGGCCCGCGAGCACGGCGTGAAGGTGTACGAAGACCCCGACGCGCTGTTCGCCGACTGTGACGTCGTGGCCTTCGCCCTGCCGCCCGACGTACAGGCCCCGCTCGCCGTGCGCGCGGCCGCCGCCGGATGCCATCTGCTGCTCGACAAGCCCGTCGCCACGACGCCGGCCGACGCCCGCGCCGTGGCCGACGCCGTGGCCGAGCACGGGGTCGCCTCCGTGGTCTTCCTGACCCTCCGCTTCGCCGAGCCCACCGCCGGCTGGGTCGCCGAGCAGGCGGAGCGCTCCGGCTGGTTCACCGCCGCCGCGCACTGGCTCGGCGCCGTCTTCCCGCCCGGCGGAGAGCCCAGCGCCTACGCCGACTCGCCCTGGCGCAAGGCCAAGGGCGGGCTGTGGGACGTCGGCCCGCACGCCCTGTCCGTACTCATCCCCGTCCTCGGCGACGTCACCGCGGTCAGCGCCACGCGGGGCCCCTCCGACGTGGTCCAACTGGCCCTGCGCCACACCTCCGGCGCGGCGAGCACCGCCGTCCTCAGCCTGAGCTCGCCGCGCGCGGCCGCCGGGGTGGGCCTGGAACTGCGCGGCGCCGAGGGCGTCTTCGGCCTCCCGGAGTGGAGCAACGTCCCGGGCGCCTACGGCCGCGCCCTGGACGCGCTGCTCACCTCGGCGCGCACGGGGGTCCCGGATTCCCGGGGGGCGGAGTTCGGGGCACGGCTGACGGAGATCCTGGCGGAGGCGGAGGGGCAGCTCCCGGACTGA
- the glnII gene encoding glutamine synthetase encodes MSYKAEYIWIDGTEPTAKLRSKTKIMADGDALPIWGFDGSSTNQAEGHASDRVLQPVFTCPDPIRGGDNVLVLCEVLNIDMTPHASNTRALLRPIAEKFAAQEPIYGIEQEYTFFDGTRPLGFPVNGFPAAQGGYYCGVGSDEIFGRDIVEKHLDHCLAAGLAISGINAEVMPGQWEFQVGPVGPLEVSDQLWIARWLLYRTAEDFNVSATLNPKPVKGDWNGAGAHTNFSTKAMREDYRAIISAAESLGEGSKPLDHVKNYGAGIDERLTGLHETAPWNEYSYGVSDRGASVRIPWQVEKDGKGYIEDRRPNANVDPYVVTRLITDTCCTALEKDGLV; translated from the coding sequence GTGAGTTACAAGGCTGAGTACATCTGGATCGACGGAACCGAGCCGACTGCGAAGCTGCGTTCCAAGACGAAGATCATGGCGGACGGCGACGCGCTGCCGATCTGGGGCTTCGACGGTTCGAGCACCAACCAGGCCGAGGGCCACGCCTCGGACCGCGTACTCCAGCCGGTGTTCACTTGCCCGGACCCGATCCGCGGCGGGGACAACGTCCTCGTCCTGTGCGAGGTCCTGAACATCGACATGACCCCGCACGCGTCGAACACCCGCGCGCTGCTGCGTCCGATCGCCGAGAAGTTCGCCGCTCAGGAGCCGATCTACGGCATCGAGCAGGAGTACACCTTCTTCGACGGCACCCGCCCGCTCGGCTTCCCGGTCAACGGCTTCCCGGCCGCCCAGGGCGGCTACTACTGCGGCGTCGGCTCGGACGAGATCTTCGGCCGCGACATCGTCGAGAAGCACCTGGACCACTGCCTCGCGGCGGGCCTGGCGATCTCCGGCATCAACGCCGAGGTCATGCCCGGCCAGTGGGAGTTCCAGGTCGGCCCGGTCGGCCCGCTGGAGGTCTCGGACCAGCTGTGGATCGCGCGCTGGCTGCTCTACCGCACGGCCGAGGACTTCAACGTCTCCGCGACGCTGAACCCGAAGCCGGTCAAGGGCGACTGGAACGGCGCCGGCGCGCACACCAACTTCTCCACGAAGGCGATGCGCGAGGACTACCGCGCGATCATCTCCGCGGCCGAGTCGCTGGGCGAGGGCAGCAAGCCGCTCGACCACGTCAAGAACTACGGCGCCGGCATCGACGAGCGCCTGACGGGCCTGCACGAGACGGCTCCGTGGAACGAGTACAGCTACGGCGTCTCGGACCGCGGCGCTTCCGTCCGCATCCCGTGGCAGGTGGAGAAGGACGGCAAGGGCTACATCGAGGACCGCCGCCCGAACGCGAACGTGGACCCGTACGTGGTGACCCGCCTGATCACGGACACCTGCTGCACCGCCCTGGAGAAGGACGGCCTGGTCTGA
- a CDS encoding winged helix-turn-helix domain-containing protein, producing MANTRSFASAASAATAPLTYPAFPPSPRHRLRSVDRDEVARVVDFLPPGATWLPAPAHTLPSLPGQPPMVGYLVLVPADQQPPIAFSPQSVPAAPAPAAPALTGDALVRIDPAQRTAEVDGEVLDLTYLEFELLAHLVAHPHRVHSRDQLVTTVWGYGHVGDGRTVDVHVARLRRKLGASHRGAIQTVRRVGYKYAP from the coding sequence ATGGCGAACACCCGTTCCTTCGCTTCCGCCGCCTCCGCTGCGACCGCCCCCCTGACCTACCCGGCCTTCCCGCCCAGTCCGCGCCACCGCCTGCGATCCGTGGACCGGGACGAGGTGGCCCGGGTCGTGGACTTCCTCCCGCCCGGCGCCACCTGGCTGCCCGCCCCCGCGCACACCCTGCCCAGCCTGCCCGGCCAGCCGCCGATGGTCGGCTACCTGGTGCTCGTACCGGCCGACCAGCAGCCGCCGATCGCCTTCTCCCCGCAGTCCGTTCCCGCCGCCCCGGCCCCCGCGGCCCCGGCCCTCACCGGTGACGCCCTGGTCCGCATCGACCCGGCCCAGCGCACCGCCGAGGTGGACGGCGAGGTCCTGGACCTGACGTACCTGGAGTTCGAGCTGCTGGCCCACCTGGTCGCGCACCCGCACCGGGTGCACAGCCGGGACCAGCTGGTGACCACGGTCTGGGGCTACGGGCACGTCGGCGACGGCCGGACCGTGGACGTCCACGTCGCGCGGCTGCGCCGCAAATTGGGCGCCTCGCACCGCGGCGCGATCCAGACCGTGCGCCGGGTGGGGTACAAGTACGCCCCCTGA
- a CDS encoding PepSY domain-containing protein, whose amino-acid sequence MSVDDVREIRAADPEAPEASEGEASAAAAPEAPAAAPSRAGTWAALRPLLLRLHFYAGVLIAPLLFIAATTGLLYAASWQAEKILYADELTVDRVGATALPLGAQVDAAKNAAPQGEVTSVWPAPEAEDTTRVIMESPGLAEGETLTVFVDPYTAEVRGKLTTVGDALPLRAWLSEFHSSLQLGEFGRNYSELAASWLWVVVLGGLALWIGRRRTRRAALVVPDRKASGRRKTLSWHGSVGVWIAIGLVGLSATGLTWSKYAGENIGELKDGLGGATPAVSAKVGGAPAADAGGEHAGHGTADGAQAAPPTPADAIGIDGAVAAARAAGVTESLRITLPAKGKGYVLKEQDKQVPVHLDAVSVDPADGRVMDELRFADHPLAAQLTRFGIDLHMGLTFGLANQLALAALAVLVMFMVVWGYRMWWLRRPTKDRTLSVGRAQPRGAWRKLPVAVLLPLAAATAVVGWFLPLLGISLLVFLAVDLTLGFAASRRSKAL is encoded by the coding sequence ATGTCTGTCGACGACGTCCGGGAGATCCGCGCAGCGGACCCCGAAGCACCCGAAGCAAGCGAAGGCGAAGCATCCGCAGCGGCCGCACCCGAAGCGCCCGCGGCGGCCCCCTCTCGCGCCGGAACCTGGGCCGCCCTGCGGCCGCTGCTCCTGCGCCTGCACTTCTACGCCGGGGTGCTGATCGCCCCGCTGCTGTTCATCGCCGCCACCACCGGGCTGCTCTACGCCGCCTCCTGGCAGGCCGAGAAGATCCTCTACGCCGACGAGCTGACGGTCGACCGCGTCGGCGCGACCGCGCTGCCGCTCGGCGCGCAGGTGGACGCGGCCAAGAACGCCGCGCCCCAGGGCGAGGTGACCTCCGTGTGGCCCGCGCCCGAGGCGGAGGACACCACCCGGGTGATCATGGAGAGCCCGGGACTCGCCGAGGGCGAGACCCTCACCGTGTTCGTCGATCCGTATACGGCCGAGGTCCGCGGGAAGCTCACCACCGTCGGTGACGCGCTGCCGCTGCGGGCGTGGCTGAGCGAGTTCCACTCCAGCCTCCAGCTGGGGGAGTTCGGGCGGAACTACAGCGAGCTCGCGGCGAGCTGGCTGTGGGTGGTCGTGCTCGGCGGGCTCGCGCTGTGGATCGGCCGCCGACGCACCCGCAGGGCCGCGCTCGTCGTGCCCGACCGCAAGGCGTCGGGCCGACGCAAGACCCTCTCCTGGCACGGCTCCGTCGGCGTCTGGATCGCGATAGGCCTCGTCGGCCTCTCCGCCACCGGCCTGACCTGGTCGAAGTACGCCGGCGAGAACATCGGGGAGCTCAAGGACGGCCTCGGCGGGGCCACCCCGGCCGTCTCCGCCAAGGTCGGCGGCGCCCCGGCCGCCGACGCGGGCGGCGAGCACGCCGGGCACGGCACGGCCGACGGCGCGCAGGCCGCGCCCCCCACCCCGGCCGACGCCATCGGCATCGACGGCGCGGTCGCGGCGGCGCGCGCCGCCGGGGTCACCGAGTCCCTGCGGATCACCCTGCCCGCCAAGGGCAAGGGGTACGTGCTCAAGGAGCAGGACAAGCAGGTGCCGGTGCACCTGGACGCGGTCTCCGTCGACCCCGCCGACGGCCGTGTCATGGACGAACTCCGCTTCGCCGACCACCCGCTGGCCGCCCAGCTGACCCGCTTCGGCATCGACCTGCACATGGGCCTGACCTTCGGGCTCGCCAACCAGCTGGCGCTGGCCGCCCTGGCGGTCCTGGTGATGTTCATGGTCGTCTGGGGCTACCGCATGTGGTGGCTGCGCCGACCGACCAAGGACCGCACGCTCTCGGTCGGCCGCGCCCAGCCGCGCGGGGCGTGGCGCAAGCTCCCGGTGGCGGTGCTCCTGCCGCTGGCCGCCGCGACGGCCGTCGTGGGCTGGTTCCTGCCGCTGCTCGGGATCAGCCTGCTGGTGTTCCTGGCGGTGGACCTGACGCTGGGCTTCGCGGCGTCGCGCCGTTCCAAGGCGCTCTAG
- a CDS encoding rhomboid-like protein codes for MNRLPLTVPLGAVYAGGVQLGAYALERLDPAARERLLRRCSTHADNLDAGRWGTLAASAFLVEEPMPLPYALLLAAVLGYAEYAYGAWWAAAAFLFGHAAATLLVYGVLRRTAGPDTRRAVDVGTSYGFNTVLGALTSALPPGAVRTTARVGLLALAVRPLLRRERTFTDAGHLVALGLGVGVSLAADYLSGAKSRKIIELTRVTQRVPASAI; via the coding sequence ATGAACCGACTGCCGTTGACAGTGCCGCTGGGCGCCGTGTACGCGGGCGGGGTCCAGCTGGGGGCGTACGCCCTGGAACGACTGGATCCGGCGGCGCGGGAGCGGCTGCTGCGCAGGTGCTCGACCCATGCCGACAACCTCGATGCCGGCCGCTGGGGGACCCTGGCGGCCAGTGCCTTCCTCGTGGAGGAGCCCATGCCGCTGCCGTACGCCCTGCTGCTGGCCGCCGTCCTCGGGTACGCGGAGTACGCGTACGGGGCCTGGTGGGCGGCCGCCGCCTTCCTGTTCGGGCACGCGGCGGCGACCCTGCTGGTCTACGGGGTCCTGCGCCGCACGGCCGGTCCGGACACCCGGCGGGCGGTGGACGTGGGCACCAGCTACGGGTTCAACACCGTGCTCGGCGCGCTGACCTCGGCGCTTCCCCCCGGGGCGGTGCGCACCACCGCCCGGGTGGGGCTGCTGGCCCTCGCGGTCCGGCCGCTCCTGCGCCGGGAGCGGACCTTCACGGACGCCGGGCACCTGGTCGCCCTGGGGCTGGGCGTGGGAGTCTCGCTGGCCGCCGATTACCTATCCGGGGCGAAATCTCGGAAAATCATAGAGCTGACACGCGTCACCCAGCGCGTGCCGGCCTCGGCCATTTAG
- a CDS encoding tyrosine-protein phosphatase, whose protein sequence is MTATSATTVANLRDLGGTPLPGGRTVRSGLVFRSGQLDRLDLEADRVVAALELRTVLDFRTDVERAEHPDRIPAGARLLIADVLADKVNADIGGAEDSEGSGGPGKIPAAQLKDMLSDPVVAEEHLGGGKAQALFASVYRSLVSSGSAQAAYRLMLTELADPGAGPLLFHCTAGKDRTGWGATVILSLLGADDETLMDEYLSVNPAVRIAFAPLIEKFTAAGGDPDLALALIGVFPSYLEAALEEVDTRYGSMEKYVREGLGVPDGTVEALRARLTA, encoded by the coding sequence ATGACCGCCACCTCCGCCACGACCGTCGCCAACCTCCGCGACCTGGGAGGCACGCCGCTCCCCGGCGGCCGCACCGTCCGCTCCGGCCTGGTCTTCCGCTCCGGCCAGCTCGACCGGCTCGACCTCGAGGCCGACCGGGTGGTGGCGGCGCTGGAGCTCCGCACGGTCCTCGACTTCCGCACCGACGTCGAGCGCGCCGAGCACCCCGACCGGATCCCGGCCGGCGCCCGCCTGCTCATAGCCGACGTCCTGGCCGACAAGGTGAACGCCGACATCGGCGGCGCGGAGGACTCCGAGGGCTCCGGTGGCCCCGGCAAGATACCCGCGGCCCAGCTCAAGGACATGCTGTCCGACCCGGTGGTGGCCGAGGAGCACCTGGGCGGCGGCAAGGCGCAGGCCCTGTTCGCGAGCGTCTACCGCTCGCTGGTGAGCTCCGGCTCCGCGCAGGCCGCGTACCGGCTGATGCTCACCGAGCTCGCCGACCCCGGGGCGGGGCCGCTGCTCTTCCACTGCACGGCGGGCAAGGACCGCACGGGCTGGGGCGCCACCGTGATCCTGTCGCTGCTCGGCGCGGACGACGAGACGCTGATGGACGAGTACCTGTCGGTCAACCCGGCGGTGCGGATCGCCTTCGCGCCGCTGATCGAGAAATTCACCGCGGCCGGCGGCGACCCGGACCTCGCGCTGGCGCTGATCGGCGTCTTCCCCTCCTACCTGGAGGCCGCGCTCGAAGAGGTGGACACCCGCTACGGCTCGATGGAGAAATACGTCCGCGAGGGCCTCGGCGTCCCCGACGGGACCGTCGAGGCGCTGCGCGCCCGCCTCACCGCCTGA
- a CDS encoding TDT family transporter, which translates to MTTPAPTGSAIRPEAGSRGSRVRNLGPNWYASVMGTAIVANAGAALPWHIPGLRTACTLVWALSAVLLAVLLVTRAAHWARHGDQARAHLLDPAMAPFYGCLSMALLAVGGGTMLVGKDWIGVGAAVAVDAVLFTAGTAVGLLVAAAIPCLMATRHELKPGSASPVWILPVVAPMVAAALGPLLVPHLPAGQWQQALLLGCYAMFGLSLLATVFLLPIVFARLLAGPRLPLALTPTLFLVLGPLGQSTTAVNNFADVAPGVLRAPYAEGFRMLAVLYGVPTMGFALLWFALSCAVVRRARRQGMGFSMTWWALTFPVGTCVTGAEGLARHTGVTACAWIAGGLYVFLVLAWLVAGAHTLRGLFAGTLAPAS; encoded by the coding sequence ATGACCACACCGGCCCCGACGGGCTCCGCGATCCGCCCCGAGGCCGGCTCCCGGGGCTCCCGCGTGCGGAATCTCGGCCCCAACTGGTACGCGAGCGTGATGGGCACCGCCATCGTGGCCAATGCCGGCGCCGCCCTGCCCTGGCACATCCCCGGCCTGCGCACGGCCTGCACCCTGGTCTGGGCGCTGTCCGCGGTGCTGCTGGCGGTCCTGCTCGTCACCCGGGCGGCCCATTGGGCCCGCCACGGCGACCAGGCCCGCGCCCATCTGCTCGACCCGGCGATGGCCCCGTTCTACGGCTGCCTCTCGATGGCCCTCCTGGCGGTGGGCGGCGGCACGATGCTGGTCGGCAAGGACTGGATCGGCGTGGGCGCGGCCGTCGCCGTGGACGCGGTGCTGTTCACGGCCGGGACCGCGGTCGGGCTGCTCGTCGCCGCCGCCATCCCCTGTCTGATGGCGACGCGGCACGAGCTGAAGCCGGGCAGCGCCTCACCCGTATGGATCCTGCCCGTGGTCGCGCCGATGGTCGCCGCCGCGCTGGGGCCGCTGCTGGTCCCGCACCTGCCGGCCGGCCAGTGGCAGCAGGCGCTCCTGCTCGGCTGCTACGCCATGTTCGGCCTGAGCCTGCTGGCGACCGTGTTCCTGCTCCCCATCGTCTTCGCGCGGCTGCTGGCGGGCCCGCGGCTGCCGCTCGCCCTGACTCCGACGCTCTTCCTGGTGCTCGGCCCGCTGGGGCAGTCCACGACGGCGGTGAACAACTTCGCCGATGTCGCGCCGGGTGTGCTCCGGGCCCCGTACGCCGAGGGCTTCCGGATGCTCGCGGTGCTCTACGGGGTGCCCACGATGGGGTTCGCGCTGCTGTGGTTCGCCCTGTCCTGCGCGGTGGTCCGGCGGGCCAGGCGCCAGGGCATGGGCTTCTCGATGACGTGGTGGGCCCTGACCTTCCCCGTCGGCACCTGCGTCACCGGCGCGGAGGGGCTGGCGCGGCACACCGGCGTGACCGCCTGCGCCTGGATCGCCGGCGGGCTGTACGTGTTCCTCGTGCTGGCCTGGCTGGTCGCCGGGGCCCATACGCTGCGCGGACTGTTCGCCGGCACCCTCGCCCCGGCCTCGTAG
- a CDS encoding VWA domain-containing protein codes for MITRRWVAAGACGLLVTLAAGLFPAGAAAGEPVAKEAPKVELVLDVSGSMRAQDIDGQSRMSAAKQAFNEVLDAVPDEVQLGIRTLGANYPGDDKNQGCKDTRQLYPVGPLNRTEAKAAVATLAPTGWTPIGPALLGAAEDLKGGDATRRIVLITDGEDTCAPLDPCEVAREIAAKGIHLVIDTLGLVPDAKTRSQLICIAEATGGTYTSVQHTAELSGRVRQLVDRAATPVVNPVATEGAKQCEGAPALKPGLYSDREGFGQHRWYRVDVKPGQELRASVSIGADRAVNNDYGILLRATTLSGREIVRGEEAGDGRTDLISSGLRYPKSASDGEDDEDAKGTTDTKGTTDAKGTETVCLQVSNSFSAPASVKTTPGMPLELTIDVVDGPDDATDVAAFGLGRGWWLIGVLVLTGFLAGLVWGWVSRWRIAVWRTN; via the coding sequence ATGATCACTAGAAGATGGGTGGCGGCCGGTGCGTGCGGTCTGCTTGTCACCCTGGCTGCCGGGTTGTTCCCGGCAGGTGCCGCCGCCGGTGAACCGGTGGCGAAGGAAGCCCCCAAGGTCGAGTTGGTGCTGGACGTCAGCGGCTCGATGCGTGCCCAGGACATCGACGGGCAGTCCCGGATGTCCGCCGCGAAACAGGCGTTCAACGAGGTACTGGACGCCGTTCCCGACGAAGTACAGCTCGGCATACGCACGCTCGGCGCCAACTATCCCGGCGACGACAAGAACCAGGGCTGCAAGGACACCCGGCAGCTCTACCCGGTCGGGCCGCTGAACCGGACCGAGGCCAAGGCCGCGGTCGCCACGCTCGCCCCCACCGGGTGGACGCCGATCGGGCCGGCCCTGCTCGGGGCCGCGGAGGACCTCAAGGGCGGCGACGCCACCCGGCGGATCGTGCTCATCACCGACGGCGAGGACACCTGCGCCCCGCTCGACCCCTGCGAAGTGGCCCGGGAGATCGCGGCCAAGGGGATCCACCTGGTCATCGACACCCTCGGGCTCGTCCCCGACGCCAAGACCCGCAGCCAGCTGATCTGCATCGCGGAGGCCACGGGCGGTACGTACACCTCGGTGCAGCACACCGCCGAGCTGTCGGGCAGGGTCCGCCAGTTGGTGGACCGGGCGGCCACTCCGGTGGTCAACCCGGTGGCCACCGAGGGCGCCAAGCAGTGCGAGGGGGCTCCGGCGCTGAAGCCCGGCCTCTACAGCGACCGCGAGGGCTTCGGCCAGCACCGCTGGTACCGGGTCGACGTCAAGCCCGGTCAGGAGCTGCGGGCTTCGGTGAGCATCGGCGCCGACCGCGCGGTCAACAACGACTACGGGATCCTGCTGCGCGCCACGACGCTGAGCGGGCGGGAGATCGTACGCGGCGAGGAGGCCGGGGACGGGCGCACCGACCTGATCTCCTCCGGTCTGCGCTATCCCAAGAGCGCCTCGGACGGCGAGGACGACGAGGACGCGAAGGGCACGACGGACACCAAGGGCACGACGGACGCGAAGGGCACGGAGACCGTGTGTCTCCAGGTCAGCAACTCCTTCTCGGCGCCGGCCTCCGTCAAGACCACCCCGGGCATGCCCCTCGAGCTGACCATCGACGTGGTGGACGGGCCGGACGACGCGACCGACGTGGCCGCCTTCGGCCTCGGGCGCGGCTGGTGGCTGATCGGCGTACTGGTGCTCACCGGCTTCCTGGCCGGACTGGTGTGGGGCTGGGTCTCCCGCTGGCGTATCGCGGTCTGGAGGACCAACTGA
- a CDS encoding class I SAM-dependent methyltransferase has protein sequence MDGGEARGDQYDDESEDYVAYWHGRDYEHAAEIAALRRLVARHDGSRYGLVCEVGGGFGRLTPILKEYADQVVMFDPSSKHVGIAQRLLADRPGVTARLMSPGSIPLDDGSVDLVSMVRVMHHLPDPGPTLREIARVLKPGARALIEVANSAHALNRLRYAKRLRGVPRGPVDIRSAERAAEGGIPFVNHHPGTVVGQFAAAGLRVEDKLSVSNLRSGRLKRSLGEARLLAVEQRVQGPLAAVDFGPSLFFLLRRRG, from the coding sequence ATGGACGGCGGCGAAGCGCGGGGCGACCAGTACGACGACGAGTCGGAGGACTACGTCGCCTACTGGCACGGGCGGGACTACGAGCACGCCGCGGAAATCGCCGCGCTGAGGCGGCTCGTCGCGCGCCACGACGGCAGCCGCTACGGACTCGTCTGCGAAGTGGGCGGCGGATTCGGCCGGTTGACCCCGATCCTCAAGGAGTACGCGGACCAGGTCGTGATGTTCGACCCGAGCTCCAAGCACGTCGGCATCGCGCAGCGGCTCCTCGCCGACCGGCCCGGTGTCACGGCCCGGCTCATGAGCCCCGGGAGCATCCCGCTGGACGACGGCTCCGTCGATCTCGTCTCCATGGTCCGCGTCATGCACCACCTGCCCGACCCCGGCCCGACGCTGCGCGAGATCGCGCGCGTGCTGAAGCCCGGCGCCCGCGCCCTGATCGAGGTCGCCAACTCCGCGCACGCGCTGAACAGGCTGCGCTACGCGAAACGGCTGCGCGGCGTCCCGCGCGGCCCCGTGGACATCCGCTCGGCCGAGAGGGCCGCCGAGGGCGGCATCCCCTTCGTGAACCACCATCCGGGCACCGTGGTGGGGCAGTTCGCCGCAGCCGGCCTGCGGGTCGAGGACAAGCTGTCCGTGTCCAACCTGCGCAGCGGCCGGCTGAAGCGGAGTCTGGGCGAGGCCCGGCTGCTGGCCGTCGAACAGCGCGTCCAGGGCCCGCTGGCCGCCGTCGACTTCGGGCCGAGCCTCTTCTTCCTCCTCCGGCGCCGCGGGTAG